The Centroberyx gerrardi isolate f3 chromosome 12, fCenGer3.hap1.cur.20231027, whole genome shotgun sequence genome has a window encoding:
- the fbl gene encoding rRNA 2'-O-methyltransferase fibrillarin, with amino-acid sequence MRPGFSPRGDRGGRGGFRGGRGGFGDRGGFGDRGGRGGFRGGRGGGGGFRSPEGGFRGRGGGRGTPRGRGGRGGRGGFGAGRKVLVEPHRHEGVFICRGKEDALVTKNMVVGESVYGEKRINVEEGETKIEYRAWNPFRSKLAAAILGGVDQIHIKPGAKVMYLGAASGTTVSHVSDIVGPDGLVYAVEFSHRSGRDLLNVAKKRTNIIPIIEDARHPHKYRMLVGMVDVIFADVAQPDQTRIVALNAHNFLKNGGHFVISIKANCIDSTAAPEAVFASEVKKMSSENMKPQEQLTLEPYERDHAVVVGIYRPPPKQKK; translated from the exons ATGAGACCAG GGTTCAGTCCTCGTGGGGAccgaggtggaagaggagggtttcgcggggggagaggaggatttggtgaCCGGGGAGGATTTGGTGAccggggaggaagaggaggattcagaggaggaagag gtggtggtggagggttcAGGTCCCCGGAGGGTGGATTCAGAGGGCGGGGGGGTGGAAGGGGTACCCCGAGGGGCAGAGGAGGGCGAGGGGGCAGGGGGGGCTTCGGAGCAGGGAGGAAGGTGTTGGTGGAGCCCCACAGACACGAAG GAGTGTTCATctgcagagggaaggaggatgcCCTGGTGACCAAGAACATGGTGGTGGGAGAGTCTGTCTATGGAGAGAAGAGGATCAATGTGGAG GAAGGAGAGACTAAGATTGAATACAGGGCCTGGAATCCGTTCCGTTCTAAGCtggcggcggccatcttgggaGGTGTAGACCAGATCCATATTAAGCCAGGGGCAAAGGTCATGTACCTGGGAGCCGCCTCTGGGACCACAGTGTCCCACGTTTCAGACATTGTTGGACCG GATGGGCTGGTCTATGCTGTGGAGTTTTCCCACCGGTCAGGCCGTGACCTTCTCAACGTGGCAAAGAAACGAACCAACATCATTCCCATCATCGAAGATGCCCGTCACCCACACAAATACCGCATGCTGGTCG GAATGGTGGATGTCATCTTTGCTGATGTTGCCCAGCCTGACCAGACAAGGATTGTTGCTTTAAATGCTCACAACTTCCTGAAGAATGGAGGGCACTTCGTCATCTCAATCAAG gCCAACTGTATAGACTCCACGGCGGCTCCAGAAGCGGTGTTCGCCTCCGAAGTGAAGAAGATGAGTTCTGAAAACATGAAGCCACAGGAGCAGCTCACACTGGAGCCCTATGAGAGAGACCACGCTGTAGTGGTGGGCATCTACAG aCCTCCTCCCAAACAGAAGAAATGA